The genomic segment ACATCTGCACTGCACTTCTTAAGAACTGATATTTATCTACACATGATACAAATGAATAAACGgatcaaatacagtacagtgtatGGATATTAGAAATGAAGCCGGTGCAAAATATGCCATTTGAAAATGGCATTCTACTCCATTGCAGTGTCGATTTGAATACGATTAATTGTTCAGCCTTCATCTTTGGAAATCCCCACTTTTAAACCTGAAGTGTTGCTTTTCCCTCTTCCTCCAGGCGCCTCGTTCGACAAGAGCTCGGTGACGTGGCAGGGGCTGGCCCGCGTTGCCGCCTTGTGCAACCGCGCTCAATTCAAGGCGGGACAGGACTCAGTGGCCATCCTCAAGCGCGACGTGGCCGGCGACGCCTCCGAGTCGGCCCTGCTCAAGTGCATCGAGCTGTCCTGCGGCTCGGTCAGGATGATGCGGGAGAGGAACAAGAAGGTGGCCGAGATCCccttcaactccaccaacaaatACCAAGTAAGTCGCGACGGAAGATGCTGTTGTTTTTACACCTAAAAGGAAGCATCTCATCCGAAACACGCCTTGCGTTCATCCGCTCTAGCTCTCCGTACACGAGACGGAGGACCCCAATGACAACCGCTACTTGCTGGTGATGAAGGGAGCCCCCGAGAGGATCCTGGATCGCTGCTCCACCATTTTGCTGCAGGGCAAAGAGCAGCCCATGGACGAGGAGATGAAGGAGGCCTTCCAGAATGCCTACATGGAGTTGGGAGGACTGGGAGAAAGAGTGTTGGGTAAAGGACAAGTGCTTTTGTTTCTCTCATccactcatcatcatcatcacatcacagacattcatcatttttttcactcGGTGGCCATTGGTATTTATTTACACCCCAAACTCAATCCGTTTGGGGTGAGTGTGGCCTTTGATTGtacaaatgcattttgaaaatattttttcaaaaatatacatgtagatttttttttctttttcaccaaCAAATCATTATCTGCGCAAAGAACTTAATGTGGGCGTTTTCCCCAAATATAGTTCCTAGGAAGTCTTGCAAGGGTGCGTAAAAAggcacaaatattttatttctttgtgaCAGAAAGTAATATTCTGAAAGAATATTGAAAATTTCTGTAAAGGGCCAAAAACTGacttattacacacacacacacacacgcgcatataCCTCCCACAAAAAATATTCAGCAATACAAAAATCTGAggtgaaaaacacaaatacagtatcagaaatagaGATAAATATTGGaaagtattttttaatacataatatcgaccacaagatggcagcaaggcACTACTCTTCCTTTAGTCAGGACATCAATCAGAGTAAATAAGATCTTGGAAACCAAAGCAAATCTGTTTTAATTAGAGTGCAATATTGTAAGTGACCCATTTGTGTGAATTCATTTTCTGCATTATAGTCTTTTTCGATATAAATCCGTCCGAAACATCGATTCACACTTCATCCAGTTTTCAGTGTGACTGATCAATTTTATGCACCTTCTAGGCTTTTGCCACATAATGCTGCCAGAGGACCAGTACCCGAAAGGCTTCGCCTTCGACACCGATGACGTCAACTTCCAGACGGACAACCTTTGCTTTGTGGGTCTCATGTCCATGATCGATCCTCCCCGCGCCGCCGTGCCTGATGCCGTGGGCAAATGTCGATCTGCTGGTATCAAGGTAGAGCCTCTTTCAGAAGAAACCAAAGTCTCAACTCTCAGTCACATAAGTTGCTTCATGGCGTATgctcgttgattttttttttttaaggtcattATGGTCACTGGAGATCATCCAATAACAGCCAAGGCCATCGCCAAGGGAGTGGGCATCATCTCCGAAGGCAACGAGACGGTAGAGGACATCGCGGCTCGTCTCAACATCCCCGTCAGTCAAGTCAACCCCAGGTAAGACTGTCGGGTACAAATTCccctttaaaatgtttgaaaaacccCTAACGTTCCTTCTGTGTTTTTATTAGGGATGCCAAGGCTTGCGTTATCCATGGCACTGACCTGAAAGATCTCTCTCAGGATCAGATGGACGACATCTTGAGGAACCACACTGAAATTGTCTTTGCCAGAACCTCCCCTCAGCAGAAACTGATCATTGTGGAGGGCTGCCAGAGACAGGTAATGTACACTATGTTAGATTTCAAGAAGATATATgatgccttttttcccccaggtGTCTTAATAAAATTCCAGTAACATTCTTCATTTAAAACACAGAAGattgaaaaataattataatttaaaaagaaaatgcacacaTCATGCAGTACCTTTCTGAAATGGGCTCATCGtctgttctacttcttactttcataactttgctgctgtgaattgggaatttctccattgtgagactaataaaggttttcttttcttatcttatcttaaagtgaGTAGAGGGAGCCTCcgctttcttaaattaaatggtCAGTAGAGGGTTTCTTcacatgtttaaaataaaagccGTTTCATTCATTTGCTCCACTGGAGGACAGTCAGCTACCTTCTTCAGGAAACAATCCATCTttcaatctgctttatcctcacaatggtcgcgggggggtgctggagcctttcccagccgtcttcaggcagtaggcgggggacaccctgaatgggttgccagctaatcgcagggaacacagagacgaacaaccattcgcgctcacgctcacacctagggacaatttagagcgttcaatcagcctgccgtgcatgtttttggaacgtgggaggaaaccggagtacccgaagaaaacccatgcaggctcggggagaactgGAAAACTTGGAAATAAAATTTTAGTTTGTATGTAGTTTTCAAATGGCCAAAAGTGACCACAATAGGGCCAAAGCGAATGGCCAGCCGCCATTGCGCCTTGAAGGTTAAATGGAGGTCTTTGTGCAGTACTGAAATAAGAGAGCAGATGGCGACCGAGGCCTACTGAACAAGCCCTTAACCCCCCCCATCTCTCCCAGGGTGCCATCGTGGCTGTGACAGGCGACGGCGTGAATGACTCTCCTGCCCTCAAGAAGGCCGACATCGGCGTCGCCATGGGAATCTCGGGCTCTGACGTGTCCAAACAAGCCGCGGACATGATCTTACTGGATGACAACTTTGCTTCCATTGTCACCGGAGTGGAAGAAGGTGAGTGCGGACGACTCCGTTGCCCTTCTGCATCAGTCATTTCTTCATATCCTGAATTGTTGATGCCACTACTGTTTAAGGCCGGCTGATCTTTGATAACCTGAAGAAGTCCATCGCCTACACGCTGACCAGCAACATTCCGGAGATCACACCCTTCCTCCTGTTTATCATCGTCAACATTCCTCTACCACTGGGCACCATCACCATCCTCTGCATTGACCTGGGTACCGACATGGTGAGCGCCGCCCAGCGCTTGTCGGCGC from the Hippocampus zosterae strain Florida chromosome 5, ASM2543408v3, whole genome shotgun sequence genome contains:
- the atp1a3b gene encoding sodium/potassium-transporting ATPase subunit alpha-3b isoform X3 translates to MLPEDQYPKGFAFDTDDVNFQTDNLCFVGLMSMIDPPRAAVPDAVGKCRSAGIKVIMVTGDHPITAKAIAKGVGIISEGNETVEDIAARLNIPVSQVNPRDAKACVIHGTDLKDLSQDQMDDILRNHTEIVFARTSPQQKLIIVEGCQRQGAIVAVTGDGVNDSPALKKADIGVAMGISGSDVSKQAADMILLDDNFASIVTGVEEGRLIFDNLKKSIAYTLTSNIPEITPFLLFIIVNIPLPLGTITILCIDLGTDMVPAISLAYEAAESDIMKRQPRNPFRDKLVNERLISIAYGQIGMIQALGGFFSYFVILAENGFLPSRLVGIRLDWDDRACNDLEDSYGQQWTYEQRKIVEFTCHTAFFVSIVVVQWADVIICKTRRNSVFQQGMKNKILIFGLFEETALAAFLSYCPGMDVALRMYPLKPSWWFCAFPYSFLIFVYDEIRKLLIRRNPGGWVEKETYY